Proteins encoded within one genomic window of Actinoplanes octamycinicus:
- the secG gene encoding preprotein translocase subunit SecG, with translation MPIGFAYTLIVLLIITSILLTLLILLHRGKGGGMSSMFGGGVTSSLAGSSVAEKNLDRYTLLVGIIWFACIVGLGFWLKLAVSS, from the coding sequence ATGCCGATCGGATTCGCGTACACGTTGATCGTGTTGCTGATCATCACCAGCATCCTGCTGACCCTGCTGATCCTGTTGCACCGGGGCAAGGGCGGCGGCATGTCCAGCATGTTCGGCGGCGGCGTGACCTCCAGCCTGGCCGGTTCCTCGGTCGCGGAGAAGAACCTGGACCGCTACACGCTGCTGGTCGGCATCATCTGGTTCGCCTGCATTGTCGGGCTTGGCTTCTGGCTCAAACTCGCCGTCTCTTCCTGA
- a CDS encoding RNA polymerase-binding protein RbpA, whose product MSSGSAIRGSRVGSSPMRPDERTEPAPRRQVKYFCAAGHDSLIWFAAEAAAPETWDCPRCGQPAGLDQERPPGRLRTEPYKSHLAYVKERRSEEDAAAILAEALAKVRQRRGRE is encoded by the coding sequence GTGTCCAGTGGCAGCGCTATCCGTGGCAGCCGCGTCGGGTCCAGCCCGATGCGCCCCGACGAGCGCACCGAACCGGCCCCTCGCCGCCAGGTGAAATACTTCTGCGCGGCCGGCCATGACAGTCTCATCTGGTTCGCCGCCGAGGCCGCCGCCCCGGAGACCTGGGACTGCCCCCGGTGCGGCCAGCCGGCCGGGCTCGATCAGGAGCGACCGCCCGGGCGGCTGCGGACCGAGCCGTACAAGTCGCATCTGGCCTATGTGAAGGAGCGCCGCAGCGAGGAGGACGCGGCCGCCATCCTGGCCGAGGCGCTGGCCAAGGTGCGCCAGCGCCGCGGCCGCGAGTGA
- the pgl gene encoding 6-phosphogluconolactonase → MSETVVVVVPDADILASTVAARLTIRIIDAQAVHGTASVVLTGGRVAAKVLRQLRELPAAAAIDWSRVDLWWGDERFLPAGDPDRNETQAREAVLDALPLDPARVHPMPATDGPDGDDPDVAAARYAAELTAGGRPLRFDVLMLGVGEDGHVASLFPGHPDARATGVTAAVRNSPKPPPTRITLTMDTIRQADEVWLVAAGPDKAGPIGEVLRGGDLPAARAQGVRKTLFLLDEAAASKR, encoded by the coding sequence GTGAGTGAGACCGTGGTCGTGGTGGTTCCGGACGCCGACATCCTGGCGTCCACGGTGGCGGCACGGCTGACCATCCGGATCATCGACGCGCAGGCGGTGCACGGGACGGCGAGCGTGGTGCTGACCGGCGGCCGGGTGGCCGCCAAGGTGCTGCGCCAGCTGCGGGAGCTGCCGGCCGCCGCGGCGATCGACTGGTCCCGGGTGGACCTGTGGTGGGGCGACGAGCGGTTCCTGCCGGCCGGCGACCCGGACCGCAACGAGACCCAGGCGCGCGAGGCGGTCCTGGACGCGCTGCCGCTGGACCCGGCCCGGGTGCACCCGATGCCGGCCACCGACGGCCCGGACGGCGACGACCCGGACGTGGCGGCTGCCCGGTACGCCGCGGAGCTGACCGCCGGCGGCCGGCCGCTGCGCTTCGACGTGCTGATGCTGGGGGTCGGCGAGGACGGGCATGTGGCGTCGCTCTTCCCGGGGCACCCGGACGCGCGGGCCACCGGTGTCACGGCGGCGGTGCGGAACAGCCCGAAACCGCCGCCCACCCGGATCACCCTGACCATGGACACCATCCGGCAGGCCGACGAGGTCTGGCTGGTGGCGGCCGGTCCGGACAAGGCGGGACCGATCGGTGAGGTGCTGCGTGGGGGTGACCTGCCGGCCGCGCGCGCTCAGGGCGTACGCAAGACGCTCTTCCTGCTCGACGAAGCGGCCGCGAGCAAGCGGTGA
- a CDS encoding glucose-6-phosphate dehydrogenase assembly protein OpcA, giving the protein MIGLWDTTGNEVVKALAAERRSAGGVASGLALTLIAVVEEKKVREAEAAATIAAAAHPCRVLIVVRSDLDGRSRLDAEIVVGGRLGPAEAVVMRMYGRLALHAESVVIPLLAPDVPVVSWWHEEPPESIANDFLGVVADRRITDSAQAPDPVAALRQRAADYAPGDTDLTWTRITLWRTLVAGAFDTTEAKVIGARIVAPEKDPTAWLMLGWLKSRLGVEPVLEHTDRAPRMHSVELQCENGDCVRVTREEGTALFSRTGQEDRYMPLPKRPVGDELAEELRRLDADQIYAEALGAMAGLSGLDHRPSMRVHVWKDPALAARAASTSDALAG; this is encoded by the coding sequence ATGATCGGGCTGTGGGACACCACCGGTAACGAGGTCGTCAAGGCCCTCGCCGCGGAGCGCCGCAGCGCCGGGGGCGTCGCCTCCGGCCTGGCGCTCACCCTGATCGCGGTGGTCGAGGAGAAGAAGGTCCGGGAGGCCGAGGCGGCCGCCACCATCGCGGCGGCGGCGCACCCCTGCCGGGTGCTGATCGTCGTCCGCTCCGACCTGGACGGCCGCAGCCGGCTGGACGCGGAGATCGTGGTCGGCGGCCGGCTGGGCCCGGCCGAGGCGGTCGTGATGCGGATGTACGGCCGGCTCGCCCTGCACGCCGAGTCGGTGGTCATCCCGCTGCTCGCCCCGGACGTCCCGGTGGTCAGCTGGTGGCACGAGGAGCCGCCGGAGTCGATCGCCAACGACTTCCTCGGCGTGGTCGCCGACCGCCGGATCACCGACAGCGCGCAGGCGCCCGACCCGGTGGCCGCGCTGCGCCAGCGGGCCGCCGACTACGCGCCCGGCGACACCGACCTCACCTGGACCCGGATCACGCTGTGGCGGACGCTGGTGGCCGGCGCCTTCGACACCACCGAGGCCAAGGTGATCGGCGCCCGGATCGTCGCCCCGGAGAAGGACCCGACCGCCTGGCTGATGCTCGGCTGGCTCAAGTCCCGGCTCGGCGTCGAGCCGGTGCTGGAGCACACCGACCGGGCCCCGCGGATGCACTCGGTCGAGCTGCAGTGCGAGAACGGCGACTGCGTGCGGGTCACCCGCGAGGAGGGCACCGCGCTGTTCAGCCGGACCGGCCAGGAGGACCGCTACATGCCGCTGCCCAAGCGGCCGGTCGGCGACGAGCTGGCCGAGGAGCTGCGCCGGCTGGACGCCGACCAGATCTACGCGGAGGCGCTGGGCGCGATGGCCGGCCTGTCCGGTCTGGACCACCGCCCGTCGATGCGGGTGCACGTCTGGAAGGACCCGGCTCTGGCGGCCCGCGCGGCCAGCACCAGCGACGCGCTGGCCGGCTGA
- a CDS encoding GNAT family N-acetyltransferase has product MSGPMIRAYRPSDLDAVYDICVRTGDAGQDARGKYSSDRLLGDIWAAPYVILEPEHAHVLDDGTGRPVGYIIGTADTAKFVERYRAEWLPATAGRMTDGDPRDEIMLDLHRRPERMLHPELADYPAHLHIDLLPEWQGRGQGRGLMAAFLDGLRAAGVPRVHLGMSPENPGAYAFYRRLGFHDLSLDDPGALYLGRDTSPV; this is encoded by the coding sequence GTGAGCGGGCCGATGATCCGCGCCTACCGGCCGAGCGACCTGGACGCCGTCTACGACATCTGTGTCCGCACCGGTGACGCGGGCCAGGACGCCCGCGGGAAGTACAGCTCGGACCGCCTGCTCGGGGACATCTGGGCGGCGCCCTACGTGATCCTGGAGCCGGAGCACGCGCACGTGCTGGACGACGGGACCGGCCGCCCGGTCGGTTACATCATCGGCACCGCGGACACCGCCAAGTTCGTCGAGCGGTACCGCGCCGAGTGGCTGCCGGCCACCGCCGGCCGGATGACCGACGGCGACCCGCGCGACGAGATCATGCTGGACCTGCACCGGCGCCCGGAGCGGATGCTGCACCCGGAGCTGGCCGATTACCCGGCCCACCTGCACATCGACCTGCTGCCCGAGTGGCAGGGCCGCGGTCAGGGCCGGGGGCTGATGGCCGCCTTCCTGGACGGGCTGCGCGCGGCCGGTGTGCCCCGGGTGCACCTCGGCATGTCGCCGGAGAACCCCGGGGCCTACGCGTTCTACCGCCGTCTCGGCTTCCACGACCTGTCGCTGGACGACCCGGGCGCGCTTTACCTCGGGCGGGACACCAGCCCGGTGTGA